The following proteins are encoded in a genomic region of Corythoichthys intestinalis isolate RoL2023-P3 chromosome 5, ASM3026506v1, whole genome shotgun sequence:
- the dennd4a gene encoding C-myc promoter-binding protein isoform X2 encodes MMEDKAPRVADYFVVAGLTDSSKLLEEDLHFDDTAPKSIKPKAPITDVAVVIRSLGEEVPPGFTCVESTPSGLSAELNGASLRGPQIFLCFKRGRDKPPLTDLGVLYEWKEKLKPGCHIVQTTPSGRPANISSSSSQRIYITYRRAPKSQPHTSLAVTDVCIIVPGKGEVPPHTFCKVDRNLNSSMWGSSVYLCYKKSLAKSNTIACKAGLLCRYPEEDYESFPLPESVPMFCLPMGATIECWPAHTKHALPVFSTFVLTGASGEKVYGAAIQFYEPYSEENLSERQLSQLGLLSSDLGPGGTRSVYSNKSICLLSHWPFFQSFRSFLTFLYRYSISGPHALPIEKHISHFMQNVPFPSTQRPRILVQLSPHDSLILSQPVSSPLPLSGGSLSTLLLNLGPKNAATLLVLAVTEHKILVHSLRPAVLTSVTEALVSMIFPFHWPCPYIPLCPLALAGVLSAPCPFIVGVDSRYFDLYVPPADISCVDLDTNTISQKEDKKALTWKILPGRACKHLLNSLNKLYQQLKEGGHLSHEDVQMDHAVVDSELNGGKSLQTLELEIQEAFLRFMAAILRGYRSYLQPITQAPSEKTTDVSSLFDIQGFLKSRDRSHQRFYSLMTKTQMFSRFIEECSFVSDKDASLAFFDECADKIDSEKPDDARLIELDESHRSEHTVYVNPPELPLLPGGEEHPLCYSYSGFPVLNSELLKPLEGPNPPSGGTASRHCSPASPTAIFRRSKQEIKFAQRMARTYSSMPQMWSKCLLRHCFGLWFICLPGFVDSCPSKVRALRTAYDVLRRMQDKKLQAPDEVCYRVLLQLCGQYSQPVLAVKVLFEMKKAGIQPNAITYGYYNKAVLESTWPSTTRGGFFLWGKLRNVVLGVGQFKKAGKKQTPHPNRETQLSDGSDLDTVSHGSLDSANDSAERTSIDTDFNKMDSSDDGFSTGGQSDQGYDSLSKEEMCCRDSENFSLLEDKGTKLQSHSDSLVSSPSFSDTMLCGPQAQNERPKSLDLSVGSGAPTITVPQVSSDNQHRLIADNMSGQEDNEREPDREMSCSGGTVGRTNIEAGFDPLSLMAMAEDHSQGSGSTPTARRELAEEIEMYMNNTNSPIRSCKPNVETQNLPSPSSQPTRPHRLLRSNTNLPLPVKSRERLRTSPSLPHGMCNKGRERPSSLVLPSSPSPSASSFSMDSLFTPSLDSFRSSVLLAGKGVAEKASRLYSRLSSQTSLTQDSNCDRVSISSLTSGEADCSSLLDNDSCLDVDGFMSPQHAGTARLRRSPVAGHAHLSGPSSPDRVFRHNSFSGGLTVPSRSHHTPDSSPDINRFKPSPSYTIEVMMSSCSLCKTCDSLVYDEEIMAGWTANDSNLNSTCPFCGSAFLPFLNVEVKDLRPPCRSPQDSTPVTEGGLSTSLKPEAKMSEPYSITPRNAGISAPVTVPYLSPLVLWKELESLLVNEGDQAIYLPGVVDQHPIVFWNLVWFFRRLELPSHLTALILASQHCRRGDQTISGVSSEDSKQVLVRIMWDNLKLHQDKVNPCYVLWNTHCANSLVRSGLCEEGQLFTVELLQSLVRSIKKSDIYQPMSQIIQLLGPELGFKRQRSLYRDLLFLTLVSLGKNNININAFDREYKLAYDRLTPSQVKLTHNCDRPPGAGVMECRKTFGEPSL; translated from the exons ATGATGGAGGATAAAGCGCCCCGTGTCGCCGACTACTTTGTGGTCGCAGGCCTCACAGACTCGTCCAAGCTTTTGGAGGAGGACCTGCACTTTGATGATACCGCTCCAAAATCCATCAAACCCAAAGCGCCTATAACCGACGTCGCCGTAGTGATCCGCTCCCTAGGCGAAGAGGTACCCCCCGGCTTCACCTGTGTGGAAAGCACTCCCTCGGGCCTGTCGGCGGAGCTCAATGGAGCAAGCCTCAGGGGGCCGCAGATTTTCCTGTGCTTCAAACGAGGTCGAGATAAGCCTCCACTGACAGATCTTGG GGTTTTGTATGAGTGGAAAGAAAAGCTGAAGCCAGGATGTCACATCGTCCAGACCACACCCTCAGGTCGCCCCGCCAACATAAGCAGTTCGTCATCTCAGCGTATCTACATCACGTACCGCCGCGCTCCAAAGAGCCAACCCCAcacttcgttggctgtcaccgatGTCTGCATCATCGTGCCTGGCAAGGGGGAGGTGCCTCCCCACACATTTTGCAAGGTGGACAGGAACCTCAATAGCAGCATG TGGGGATCATCTGTTTACCTGTGTTATAAGAAATCTCTGGCAAAATCAAACACTATTGCATGCAAAGCAG GTCTGCTGTGCAGGTACCCTGAAGAGGACTATGAGTCCTTTCCACTGCCTGAATCCGTGCCTATGTTCTGTCTACCCATGGGGGCAACGATTGAGTGCTGGCCTGCGCACACCAAACACGCCCTTcccgttttttccacatttgtcCTCACGGGAGCTTCAGGAGAAAAG GTGTATGGAGCAGCGATTCAATTCTACGAGCCTTACTCAGAGGAGAACCTGTCTGAGCGTCAGCTGTCACAACTCGGCTTGCTTAGCTCTGATCTTGGACCAGGCGGAACCAGGAGTGTTTACAGCAACAAAAGCATCTGTCTCCTCTCCCACTGGCCATTCTTTCAGTCATTCAGGAGTTTCCTCACCTTTCTCTACCGTTACTCCATTTCTGGACCGCACGCACTGCCGATTGAAAA GCATATCTCTCACTTCATGCAAAATGTGCCATTCCCTTCCACCCAGAGGCCACGCATACTTGTACAG CTTTCTCCGCATGACAGCCTGATACTGAGCCAGCCTGTGTCCTCTCCACTGCCTCTCAG TGGTGGAAGTCTCTCCACATTACTCTTGAATCTGGGCCCAAAAAATGCAGCCACACTGCTGGTGTTGGCCGTCACAGAGCACAAAATTCTGGTTCATTCCCTGCGGCCTGCTGTACTCACTAGTGTTACAGAGGCACTTGTGTCC ATGATATTCCCCTTTCACTGGCCATGTCCGTACATCCCTCTGTGCCCACTGGCTCTTGCGGGTGTACTCAGTGCCCCATGTCCTTTCATTGTGGGTGTGGATTCTCGATACTTTGACTTGTACGTGCCACCGGCTGACATCAGCTGTGTGGACTTGGATACCAACACCATTTCCCA GAAAGAAGACAAGAAGGCTTTAACATGGAAAATATTGCCCGGGAGAGCCTGCAAACATCTTTTGAATTCCCTCAATAAACTCTATCAGCAGCTCAAGGAGG GTGGTCACTTAAGCCACGAAGATGTGCAGATGGACCACGCAGTGGTTGACAGTGAGCTCAACGGTGGGAAGAGTCTCCAAACTCTGGAGCTGGAGATTCAAGAAGCCTTTCTGCGCTTCATGGCGGCCATCCTCCGAGGTTATCGCTCATACTTGCAGCCCATAACCCAGGCCCCCTCTGAAAAGACCACCGATGTCAGCTCCCTTTTTGACATTCAAG GCTTCTTGAAAAGCAGAGACCGCTCACATCAGAGATTTTACTCACTCATGACCAAAACCCAAATGTTCAGCCGCTTCATTGAGGAATGCTCCTTTGTCAGTGACAAAGATGCAAGTCTGGCTTTCTTTGACGAGTGTGCTGATAAG ATTGATAGTGAAAAGCCAGACGACGCCAGACTAATCGAACTGGACGAATCGCATCGGAGTGAGCACACGGTTTACGTCAACCCTCCAGAGCTGCCTCTGCTGCCAGGAGGGGAAGAACATCCTCTTTGCTACAG CTATTCTGGGTTTCCAGTGCTAAACTCTGAACTTCTGAAACCACTTGAGGGACCAAATCCTCCATCAGGAGGCACAGCTTCACGTCACTGCAGCCCAGCCAGCCCGACAGCTATCTTTCGACGTTCCAAACAG gAGATTAAATTCGCTCAGAGGATGGCGCGAACTTATTCGTCTATGCCTCAGATGTGGTCCAAGTGTCTGCTGCGTCACTGTTTTGGCCTCTGGTTCATCTGCCTGCCTGGTTTTGTCGATTCGTGTCCCTCTAAAGTGCGAGCACTACGCACAGCTTATGATGTGCTGAGGAGGATGCAAGACAAGAAGCTGCAGGCTCCCGATGAG GTGTGTTATCGTGTATTGCTGCAACTGTGTGGTCAGTACAGCCAGCCAGTCCTGGCAGTGAAGGTGTTGTTTGAGATGAAGAAGGCTGGAATTCAACCCAATGCCATCACCTATGGTTACTACAACAAG GCTGTTTTGGAGAGCACATGGCCGTCCACCACCAGAGGAGGCTTCTTTTTGTGGGGGAAGCTGAGAAATGTGGTACTTGGTGTTGGACAATTCAAGAAGGCagggaaaaaacaaactccgcaTCCTAACAGAGAAACACAATTGTCAG ACGGTAGCGATCTTGACACAGTCAGCCACGGCAGTTTGGACAGCGCTAATGACTCTGCCGAGCGCACCTCCATCGATACAGACTTCAATAAGATGGACTCCAGCGATGATGGATTTAGCACAG GAGGCCAATCAGACCAAGGCTACGATTCCTTATCCAAGGAAGAAATGTGCTGCAGAGACAGTGAAAACTTTTCACTGTTGGAGGACAAAGGGACAAAGCTTCAGA gTCATTCTGACAGCCTGGTTTCCAGTCCATCGTTCAGTGACACCATGCTATGTGGACCTCAGGCCCAAAATGAGCGACCAAAGTCTCTGGACCTGTCAGTCGGATCGGGAGCACCAACGATCACCGTCCCTCAGGTCAGCTCTGACAACCAGCATAGACTTATTGCTGACAATATGAGTGGGCAGGAGGACAACGAGAGAGAGCCTGACAGAGAAATGAGCTGCAGTGGTGGGACAGTGGGTCGAACTAATATTGAGGCAGGCTTTGACCCACTGTCACTAATGGCCATGGCAGAAGACCACAGTCAAGGAAGTGGAAGCACTCCAACTGCTCGTCGTGAGCTAGCCGAGGAGATTGAAATGTACATGAACAATACAAACAGCCCTATAAGGAGCTGCAAACCAAATGTGGAGACGCAGAATTTACCGAGTCCCTCTTCACAGCCCACCCGACCTCACCGGCTGCTCCGGTCCAACACCAACCTCCCGTTACCGGTCAAATCTAGAGAGCGGCTTAGGACATCGCCCTCTCTCCCTCACGGCATGTGTAACAAAGGCAGGGAGAGGCCATCCTCCTTGGTGTTGCCCTCATCCCCGAGTCCCTCCGCCTCCTCCTTCTCCATGGATTCCCTTTTTACACCTAGCCTAGACAGCTTCAGGAGCAGCGTCCTCTTAGCGGGGAAGGGTGTTGCTGAAAAAGCTAGTCGCCTCTACTCCCGCCTGTCCTCTCAAACCTCATTAACGCAG GACTCAAACTGCGATCGTGTCAGTATTTCGTCGCTCACCTCGGGAGAAGCCGACTGCTCCTCACTTCTCGATAATGACTCCTGTCTAGACGTGGATGGATTCATGTCGCCGCAGCACGCCGGCACGGCGCGACTCAGGAGGAGTCCTGTAGCGGGCCACGCCCACCTGAGTGGCCCCAGTTCCCCCGACAGGGTCTTTCGACACAACTCGTTCTCGG GAGGCTTGACAGTTCCTTCTCGAAGTCATCACACTCCAGATTCCTCCCCTGACATAAACCGCTTCAAGCCTTCTCCAAGTTACACCATAGAG GTGATGATGTCCAGCTGCTCCCTTTGCAAGACGTGTGACTCTCTTGTATACGATGAGGAGATCATGGCTGGCTGGACAGCCAACGACTCCAACCTCAATAGCACATGTCCATTCTGCGGCTCAGCCTTCCTGCCTTTCCTCAACGTGGAGGTCAAAGATCTGAGACCTCCCTGCAG ATCTCCCCAGGACTCAACTCCCGTTACCGAAGGTGGCTTATCTACGTCACTCAAGcccgaagccaaaatgtctgagCCATACTCGATTACCCCACGGAATGCTGGGATTTCTGCACCAGTGACAGTGCCGTACTTGAGCCCTCTGGTTCTTTGGAAGGAACTAGAAAGCCTGCTGGTGAATGAAGGCGACCAGGCCATTTACTTGCCAGGAGTTGTGGACCAGCACCCCATTGTCTTCTGGAACCTTGTGTGGTTCTTTAGGAGGCTCGAGCTTCCTAGTCATCTTACCGCTCTCATCCTGGCCTCCCAACACTGTCGCCGTGGCGATCAG ACTATTTCTGGAGTTTCCTCTGAGGACAGTAAGCAGGTGCTGGTGAGGATAATGTGGGACAATCTGAAGTTGCACCAAGACAAAGTCAACCCTTGTTATGTCCTCTGGAACACACATT GCGCAAACTCTCTGGTTCGCTCCGGACTGTGTGAGGAAGGCCAGCTTTTTACTGTGGAACTCCTTCAAAGTTTGGTGAGGAGCATCAAAAAGAGTGATATATATCAGCCCATGAGCCAAATCATTCAGCTTCTGGGGCCTGAGCTGGGTTTTAAAAGACAGAG GAGCTTGTACAGAGATTTATTATTCCTCACTTTGGTGTCTTTGGGCAAGAATAACATCAACATCA ATGCATTTGACCGGGAGTACAAACTGGCCTATGACCGCCTCACCCCCAGTCAGGTCAAACTGACACACAACTGTGACCGCCCCCCTGGAGCAGGGGTCATGGAGTGCAGGAAAACTTTTGGGGAGCCCAGTCTGTGA
- the dennd4a gene encoding C-myc promoter-binding protein isoform X1, which translates to MMEDKAPRVADYFVVAGLTDSSKLLEEDLHFDDTAPKSIKPKAPITDVAVVIRSLGEEVPPGFTCVESTPSGLSAELNGASLRGPQIFLCFKRGRDKPPLTDLGVLYEWKEKLKPGCHIVQTTPSGRPANISSSSSQRIYITYRRAPKSQPHTSLAVTDVCIIVPGKGEVPPHTFCKVDRNLNSSMWGSSVYLCYKKSLAKSNTIACKAGLLCRYPEEDYESFPLPESVPMFCLPMGATIECWPAHTKHALPVFSTFVLTGASGEKVYGAAIQFYEPYSEENLSERQLSQLGLLSSDLGPGGTRSVYSNKSICLLSHWPFFQSFRSFLTFLYRYSISGPHALPIEKHISHFMQNVPFPSTQRPRILVQLSPHDSLILSQPVSSPLPLSGGSLSTLLLNLGPKNAATLLVLAVTEHKILVHSLRPAVLTSVTEALVSMIFPFHWPCPYIPLCPLALAGVLSAPCPFIVGVDSRYFDLYVPPADISCVDLDTNTISQKEDKKALTWKILPGRACKHLLNSLNKLYQQLKEGGHLSHEDVQMDHAVVDSELNGGKSLQTLELEIQEAFLRFMAAILRGYRSYLQPITQAPSEKTTDVSSLFDIQGFLKSRDRSHQRFYSLMTKTQMFSRFIEECSFVSDKDASLAFFDECADKLSTVAKIDSEKPDDARLIELDESHRSEHTVYVNPPELPLLPGGEEHPLCYSYSGFPVLNSELLKPLEGPNPPSGGTASRHCSPASPTAIFRRSKQEIKFAQRMARTYSSMPQMWSKCLLRHCFGLWFICLPGFVDSCPSKVRALRTAYDVLRRMQDKKLQAPDEVCYRVLLQLCGQYSQPVLAVKVLFEMKKAGIQPNAITYGYYNKAVLESTWPSTTRGGFFLWGKLRNVVLGVGQFKKAGKKQTPHPNRETQLSDGSDLDTVSHGSLDSANDSAERTSIDTDFNKMDSSDDGFSTGGQSDQGYDSLSKEEMCCRDSENFSLLEDKGTKLQSHSDSLVSSPSFSDTMLCGPQAQNERPKSLDLSVGSGAPTITVPQVSSDNQHRLIADNMSGQEDNEREPDREMSCSGGTVGRTNIEAGFDPLSLMAMAEDHSQGSGSTPTARRELAEEIEMYMNNTNSPIRSCKPNVETQNLPSPSSQPTRPHRLLRSNTNLPLPVKSRERLRTSPSLPHGMCNKGRERPSSLVLPSSPSPSASSFSMDSLFTPSLDSFRSSVLLAGKGVAEKASRLYSRLSSQTSLTQDSNCDRVSISSLTSGEADCSSLLDNDSCLDVDGFMSPQHAGTARLRRSPVAGHAHLSGPSSPDRVFRHNSFSGGLTVPSRSHHTPDSSPDINRFKPSPSYTIEVMMSSCSLCKTCDSLVYDEEIMAGWTANDSNLNSTCPFCGSAFLPFLNVEVKDLRPPCRSPQDSTPVTEGGLSTSLKPEAKMSEPYSITPRNAGISAPVTVPYLSPLVLWKELESLLVNEGDQAIYLPGVVDQHPIVFWNLVWFFRRLELPSHLTALILASQHCRRGDQTISGVSSEDSKQVLVRIMWDNLKLHQDKVNPCYVLWNTHCANSLVRSGLCEEGQLFTVELLQSLVRSIKKSDIYQPMSQIIQLLGPELGFKRQRSLYRDLLFLTLVSLGKNNININAFDREYKLAYDRLTPSQVKLTHNCDRPPGAGVMECRKTFGEPSL; encoded by the exons ATGATGGAGGATAAAGCGCCCCGTGTCGCCGACTACTTTGTGGTCGCAGGCCTCACAGACTCGTCCAAGCTTTTGGAGGAGGACCTGCACTTTGATGATACCGCTCCAAAATCCATCAAACCCAAAGCGCCTATAACCGACGTCGCCGTAGTGATCCGCTCCCTAGGCGAAGAGGTACCCCCCGGCTTCACCTGTGTGGAAAGCACTCCCTCGGGCCTGTCGGCGGAGCTCAATGGAGCAAGCCTCAGGGGGCCGCAGATTTTCCTGTGCTTCAAACGAGGTCGAGATAAGCCTCCACTGACAGATCTTGG GGTTTTGTATGAGTGGAAAGAAAAGCTGAAGCCAGGATGTCACATCGTCCAGACCACACCCTCAGGTCGCCCCGCCAACATAAGCAGTTCGTCATCTCAGCGTATCTACATCACGTACCGCCGCGCTCCAAAGAGCCAACCCCAcacttcgttggctgtcaccgatGTCTGCATCATCGTGCCTGGCAAGGGGGAGGTGCCTCCCCACACATTTTGCAAGGTGGACAGGAACCTCAATAGCAGCATG TGGGGATCATCTGTTTACCTGTGTTATAAGAAATCTCTGGCAAAATCAAACACTATTGCATGCAAAGCAG GTCTGCTGTGCAGGTACCCTGAAGAGGACTATGAGTCCTTTCCACTGCCTGAATCCGTGCCTATGTTCTGTCTACCCATGGGGGCAACGATTGAGTGCTGGCCTGCGCACACCAAACACGCCCTTcccgttttttccacatttgtcCTCACGGGAGCTTCAGGAGAAAAG GTGTATGGAGCAGCGATTCAATTCTACGAGCCTTACTCAGAGGAGAACCTGTCTGAGCGTCAGCTGTCACAACTCGGCTTGCTTAGCTCTGATCTTGGACCAGGCGGAACCAGGAGTGTTTACAGCAACAAAAGCATCTGTCTCCTCTCCCACTGGCCATTCTTTCAGTCATTCAGGAGTTTCCTCACCTTTCTCTACCGTTACTCCATTTCTGGACCGCACGCACTGCCGATTGAAAA GCATATCTCTCACTTCATGCAAAATGTGCCATTCCCTTCCACCCAGAGGCCACGCATACTTGTACAG CTTTCTCCGCATGACAGCCTGATACTGAGCCAGCCTGTGTCCTCTCCACTGCCTCTCAG TGGTGGAAGTCTCTCCACATTACTCTTGAATCTGGGCCCAAAAAATGCAGCCACACTGCTGGTGTTGGCCGTCACAGAGCACAAAATTCTGGTTCATTCCCTGCGGCCTGCTGTACTCACTAGTGTTACAGAGGCACTTGTGTCC ATGATATTCCCCTTTCACTGGCCATGTCCGTACATCCCTCTGTGCCCACTGGCTCTTGCGGGTGTACTCAGTGCCCCATGTCCTTTCATTGTGGGTGTGGATTCTCGATACTTTGACTTGTACGTGCCACCGGCTGACATCAGCTGTGTGGACTTGGATACCAACACCATTTCCCA GAAAGAAGACAAGAAGGCTTTAACATGGAAAATATTGCCCGGGAGAGCCTGCAAACATCTTTTGAATTCCCTCAATAAACTCTATCAGCAGCTCAAGGAGG GTGGTCACTTAAGCCACGAAGATGTGCAGATGGACCACGCAGTGGTTGACAGTGAGCTCAACGGTGGGAAGAGTCTCCAAACTCTGGAGCTGGAGATTCAAGAAGCCTTTCTGCGCTTCATGGCGGCCATCCTCCGAGGTTATCGCTCATACTTGCAGCCCATAACCCAGGCCCCCTCTGAAAAGACCACCGATGTCAGCTCCCTTTTTGACATTCAAG GCTTCTTGAAAAGCAGAGACCGCTCACATCAGAGATTTTACTCACTCATGACCAAAACCCAAATGTTCAGCCGCTTCATTGAGGAATGCTCCTTTGTCAGTGACAAAGATGCAAGTCTGGCTTTCTTTGACGAGTGTGCTGATAAG CTCTCCACAGTTGCCAAG ATTGATAGTGAAAAGCCAGACGACGCCAGACTAATCGAACTGGACGAATCGCATCGGAGTGAGCACACGGTTTACGTCAACCCTCCAGAGCTGCCTCTGCTGCCAGGAGGGGAAGAACATCCTCTTTGCTACAG CTATTCTGGGTTTCCAGTGCTAAACTCTGAACTTCTGAAACCACTTGAGGGACCAAATCCTCCATCAGGAGGCACAGCTTCACGTCACTGCAGCCCAGCCAGCCCGACAGCTATCTTTCGACGTTCCAAACAG gAGATTAAATTCGCTCAGAGGATGGCGCGAACTTATTCGTCTATGCCTCAGATGTGGTCCAAGTGTCTGCTGCGTCACTGTTTTGGCCTCTGGTTCATCTGCCTGCCTGGTTTTGTCGATTCGTGTCCCTCTAAAGTGCGAGCACTACGCACAGCTTATGATGTGCTGAGGAGGATGCAAGACAAGAAGCTGCAGGCTCCCGATGAG GTGTGTTATCGTGTATTGCTGCAACTGTGTGGTCAGTACAGCCAGCCAGTCCTGGCAGTGAAGGTGTTGTTTGAGATGAAGAAGGCTGGAATTCAACCCAATGCCATCACCTATGGTTACTACAACAAG GCTGTTTTGGAGAGCACATGGCCGTCCACCACCAGAGGAGGCTTCTTTTTGTGGGGGAAGCTGAGAAATGTGGTACTTGGTGTTGGACAATTCAAGAAGGCagggaaaaaacaaactccgcaTCCTAACAGAGAAACACAATTGTCAG ACGGTAGCGATCTTGACACAGTCAGCCACGGCAGTTTGGACAGCGCTAATGACTCTGCCGAGCGCACCTCCATCGATACAGACTTCAATAAGATGGACTCCAGCGATGATGGATTTAGCACAG GAGGCCAATCAGACCAAGGCTACGATTCCTTATCCAAGGAAGAAATGTGCTGCAGAGACAGTGAAAACTTTTCACTGTTGGAGGACAAAGGGACAAAGCTTCAGA gTCATTCTGACAGCCTGGTTTCCAGTCCATCGTTCAGTGACACCATGCTATGTGGACCTCAGGCCCAAAATGAGCGACCAAAGTCTCTGGACCTGTCAGTCGGATCGGGAGCACCAACGATCACCGTCCCTCAGGTCAGCTCTGACAACCAGCATAGACTTATTGCTGACAATATGAGTGGGCAGGAGGACAACGAGAGAGAGCCTGACAGAGAAATGAGCTGCAGTGGTGGGACAGTGGGTCGAACTAATATTGAGGCAGGCTTTGACCCACTGTCACTAATGGCCATGGCAGAAGACCACAGTCAAGGAAGTGGAAGCACTCCAACTGCTCGTCGTGAGCTAGCCGAGGAGATTGAAATGTACATGAACAATACAAACAGCCCTATAAGGAGCTGCAAACCAAATGTGGAGACGCAGAATTTACCGAGTCCCTCTTCACAGCCCACCCGACCTCACCGGCTGCTCCGGTCCAACACCAACCTCCCGTTACCGGTCAAATCTAGAGAGCGGCTTAGGACATCGCCCTCTCTCCCTCACGGCATGTGTAACAAAGGCAGGGAGAGGCCATCCTCCTTGGTGTTGCCCTCATCCCCGAGTCCCTCCGCCTCCTCCTTCTCCATGGATTCCCTTTTTACACCTAGCCTAGACAGCTTCAGGAGCAGCGTCCTCTTAGCGGGGAAGGGTGTTGCTGAAAAAGCTAGTCGCCTCTACTCCCGCCTGTCCTCTCAAACCTCATTAACGCAG GACTCAAACTGCGATCGTGTCAGTATTTCGTCGCTCACCTCGGGAGAAGCCGACTGCTCCTCACTTCTCGATAATGACTCCTGTCTAGACGTGGATGGATTCATGTCGCCGCAGCACGCCGGCACGGCGCGACTCAGGAGGAGTCCTGTAGCGGGCCACGCCCACCTGAGTGGCCCCAGTTCCCCCGACAGGGTCTTTCGACACAACTCGTTCTCGG GAGGCTTGACAGTTCCTTCTCGAAGTCATCACACTCCAGATTCCTCCCCTGACATAAACCGCTTCAAGCCTTCTCCAAGTTACACCATAGAG GTGATGATGTCCAGCTGCTCCCTTTGCAAGACGTGTGACTCTCTTGTATACGATGAGGAGATCATGGCTGGCTGGACAGCCAACGACTCCAACCTCAATAGCACATGTCCATTCTGCGGCTCAGCCTTCCTGCCTTTCCTCAACGTGGAGGTCAAAGATCTGAGACCTCCCTGCAG ATCTCCCCAGGACTCAACTCCCGTTACCGAAGGTGGCTTATCTACGTCACTCAAGcccgaagccaaaatgtctgagCCATACTCGATTACCCCACGGAATGCTGGGATTTCTGCACCAGTGACAGTGCCGTACTTGAGCCCTCTGGTTCTTTGGAAGGAACTAGAAAGCCTGCTGGTGAATGAAGGCGACCAGGCCATTTACTTGCCAGGAGTTGTGGACCAGCACCCCATTGTCTTCTGGAACCTTGTGTGGTTCTTTAGGAGGCTCGAGCTTCCTAGTCATCTTACCGCTCTCATCCTGGCCTCCCAACACTGTCGCCGTGGCGATCAG ACTATTTCTGGAGTTTCCTCTGAGGACAGTAAGCAGGTGCTGGTGAGGATAATGTGGGACAATCTGAAGTTGCACCAAGACAAAGTCAACCCTTGTTATGTCCTCTGGAACACACATT GCGCAAACTCTCTGGTTCGCTCCGGACTGTGTGAGGAAGGCCAGCTTTTTACTGTGGAACTCCTTCAAAGTTTGGTGAGGAGCATCAAAAAGAGTGATATATATCAGCCCATGAGCCAAATCATTCAGCTTCTGGGGCCTGAGCTGGGTTTTAAAAGACAGAG GAGCTTGTACAGAGATTTATTATTCCTCACTTTGGTGTCTTTGGGCAAGAATAACATCAACATCA ATGCATTTGACCGGGAGTACAAACTGGCCTATGACCGCCTCACCCCCAGTCAGGTCAAACTGACACACAACTGTGACCGCCCCCCTGGAGCAGGGGTCATGGAGTGCAGGAAAACTTTTGGGGAGCCCAGTCTGTGA